A window of Bacillus spongiae contains these coding sequences:
- a CDS encoding M3 family metallopeptidase encodes MRQIFYEPTRWNLQRLYPNEMDETLANELNEIKMLIHHLKEETFSTVNAESLLDEKMLQIFSKVRSRLEKAEYYCYCLSSESKDHSIITSLHNNITTLKDDVHSILLDWKKYISKLPVEIQSEWYSLSFVQPFTFDLSTSIYNDLENQMINVTKNELNQWEAMYTQLKSKLKVEFIYDDKKVVSFSELNHLAMNDDDPIKRMEAFEFQTCKLDQEKDLFATIFNNFTRLRLLQNDTLQQDDILSNSLQLNGISRKSLFTMWETIDNNFKRFSRYLDFKKNNLDKLTWHQLMTSQKDKQSKMSFSKAVEEIFNSLKNIDDEMANFALHVISDNWVDAEPRTNKPSGGFCAPFLSEGESRISLRYEGTIESARILAHELGHAWHFKQLKDGPSISFLEERFPMSIAECSSIFFELIFVDHLKTVTSDVELKQSLLNYKIQNSLNYLLAIRGAFIFEQLVYEKSKDGPLSPTQLEELSIESQKKAYGDSLEQYQPFVWIKYGHFYASTVPFYNYPYTFGYLLSLGLLAIAKQEGSEFSTKFKGFLSETGVRTVEELVYDYFTIDLSSPEYWQQSIDHIIKDMEEYIQLSTS; translated from the coding sequence ATGAGACAAATTTTTTATGAGCCGACGCGTTGGAATTTACAAAGATTATATCCAAATGAAATGGATGAAACGTTAGCCAATGAATTAAATGAAATTAAAATGTTAATTCATCATTTAAAAGAAGAGACTTTTTCAACGGTCAACGCTGAAAGTTTACTTGATGAAAAAATGCTGCAAATCTTCTCTAAGGTCCGCAGTAGGCTTGAAAAAGCGGAATATTATTGTTACTGTCTTAGTTCTGAATCAAAAGACCATTCTATTATTACTTCATTACATAACAATATAACTACCCTCAAAGACGATGTTCATTCTATATTACTAGATTGGAAAAAATATATAAGTAAACTTCCTGTTGAAATCCAAAGTGAATGGTATAGTCTCTCTTTTGTGCAGCCCTTTACATTTGATTTATCCACTAGTATTTATAATGACCTTGAAAATCAGATGATTAACGTAACAAAAAATGAATTGAATCAATGGGAAGCTATGTATACTCAGCTTAAAAGTAAATTAAAGGTTGAATTCATTTATGATGATAAAAAGGTAGTTTCTTTTAGTGAATTAAATCATTTAGCGATGAACGATGATGACCCAATCAAAAGAATGGAAGCGTTTGAGTTTCAAACATGTAAATTAGATCAGGAAAAAGATCTTTTTGCTACGATTTTTAATAATTTTACACGGTTACGTCTGCTCCAAAACGATACGCTACAACAAGACGATATCTTATCAAATTCACTTCAGTTAAATGGAATCTCTAGAAAATCACTCTTTACAATGTGGGAAACAATAGATAATAATTTTAAAAGATTTTCTCGTTATCTAGACTTTAAAAAGAATAATCTAGATAAGCTAACATGGCATCAATTGATGACTTCACAAAAAGATAAGCAAAGTAAAATGTCTTTTTCAAAGGCCGTAGAAGAAATATTTAATTCATTAAAAAATATTGACGATGAAATGGCTAATTTTGCCCTTCATGTAATATCAGATAATTGGGTAGATGCAGAGCCAAGAACAAATAAACCTTCTGGAGGTTTTTGTGCTCCATTTTTAAGTGAAGGAGAATCTAGAATATCTTTACGATACGAAGGAACGATAGAGAGTGCAAGGATACTAGCACACGAACTAGGGCATGCATGGCATTTCAAACAATTAAAAGATGGCCCTTCTATTTCTTTTTTAGAAGAACGTTTTCCAATGAGTATCGCAGAATGTTCCTCTATTTTTTTTGAATTAATTTTTGTTGATCATTTAAAGACAGTGACGAGTGATGTAGAACTTAAACAATCTTTACTTAACTATAAAATACAAAATAGCTTAAATTATTTATTGGCCATTCGAGGAGCATTTATATTTGAGCAACTAGTCTATGAAAAAAGTAAAGATGGCCCATTAAGTCCTACTCAGTTAGAGGAATTATCAATAGAATCTCAGAAAAAAGCCTATGGTGATAGCTTAGAACAGTATCAACCTTTTGTTTGGATAAAATATGGGCATTTTTATGCATCTACCGTTCCTTTTTATAATTATCCTTATACTTTTGGTTATCTATTAAGCTTAGGTTTGTTAGCAATTGCAAAACAGGAGGGTAGTGAATTTTCTACGAAATTTAAAGGATTCTTAAGTGAAACTGGAGTAAGGACCGTTGAAGAATTAGTATATGACTACTTTACGATTGATCTTTCTAGTCCGGAATATTGGCAGCAATCGATTGATCATATTATTAAGGATATGGAAGAATATATTCAGCTTTCAACTAGTTAA
- the tkt gene encoding transketolase — protein MFNQTDALAINTIRTLSIDAIEKANSGHPGMPMGAAPMAYTLWTEFMNHNPKNPDWMNRDRFVLSAGHGSMLLYSLLHLSGYDLPMEEIKNFRQWGSKTPGHPEYGHTVGVEATTGPLGQGIAMAVGMAMAERHLAGVYNKDGFNIVDHFTYSICGDGDLMEGVSAEASSLAAHLKLGRLVVLYDSNDISLDGDLDRSFSESVKGRYESYGWQYLRVEDGTDVNEIAKALEEARLDLDRPTLIEVKTVIGFGSPNRAGTSGVHGAPLGAEERTLTKQSYEWGFENDFHVPDEVYNRFDEKIVQKGKQTEEKWNELFSQYKESYPELAKQFETAMKGELSPGWDKNLPVYEEGSSLASRASSGEVLNAIAQSLPSFIGGSADLAGSNKTMIKGEKDFTPESYDGRNIWFGVREFAMGAALNGMALHGGLNVFGGTFFVFSDYLRPAIRLSALMGLPVTYVFTHDSIAVGEDGPTHEPIEQLPSLRAIPNLSVIRPADGNETAAAWKSAVSSKNKPSLLVLTRQNLPTIPGSVDKAAEGVEKGAYVISASGKAEADALLLAAGSEVGLAVEAQKALLEEGIDVSVVSMPAWDRFEEQSAEYKNSVIPKTVKKRLAIEMAAPLGWDRYVGDEGDILAINGFGASAPGDKIMKEYGFTVENVVSRVKALF, from the coding sequence ATGTTTAATCAAACAGATGCACTTGCTATTAATACAATTAGAACATTATCAATTGATGCAATTGAAAAAGCCAACTCAGGTCACCCTGGGATGCCAATGGGAGCGGCTCCAATGGCCTATACCCTTTGGACAGAATTTATGAATCACAATCCTAAAAACCCTGATTGGATGAACCGTGACCGTTTTGTTCTTTCTGCAGGACATGGGTCAATGCTGCTATATAGTTTGCTTCATTTATCAGGATATGACCTTCCGATGGAGGAAATTAAAAACTTCCGTCAATGGGGTAGTAAAACGCCTGGTCACCCTGAGTATGGTCATACAGTTGGGGTTGAAGCAACAACAGGTCCATTAGGTCAAGGGATTGCGATGGCTGTTGGGATGGCGATGGCGGAACGTCATTTAGCAGGAGTGTACAATAAGGATGGGTTTAATATAGTTGATCATTTTACATATTCAATTTGTGGAGATGGAGATTTAATGGAAGGTGTCTCTGCTGAAGCATCTTCACTTGCTGCGCATTTAAAACTTGGACGCCTAGTCGTTTTATATGATTCTAATGATATTTCACTAGATGGTGATTTAGATCGTTCATTTTCAGAGAGTGTAAAAGGGCGTTATGAATCATACGGATGGCAATACCTTCGTGTTGAAGATGGAACAGATGTCAATGAAATTGCGAAAGCATTGGAAGAAGCACGTCTAGACCTTGATCGTCCAACATTAATTGAAGTGAAAACGGTTATTGGATTCGGATCACCGAATAGAGCTGGAACATCAGGTGTTCACGGTGCTCCATTAGGTGCAGAAGAACGTACACTAACAAAACAATCCTACGAATGGGGATTTGAGAACGATTTCCATGTTCCTGATGAAGTTTATAACCGTTTTGATGAGAAAATTGTTCAAAAGGGTAAGCAAACAGAGGAAAAATGGAATGAATTATTCTCACAATATAAAGAGAGTTATCCTGAATTAGCCAAGCAATTTGAAACAGCAATGAAAGGTGAACTTTCTCCAGGATGGGATAAGAATTTACCAGTTTATGAAGAAGGTTCTAGCCTAGCAAGCCGCGCTTCTTCTGGTGAAGTGCTGAATGCTATTGCTCAGAGCTTGCCGAGCTTTATTGGAGGATCTGCTGATTTGGCTGGATCGAATAAAACGATGATTAAAGGGGAGAAAGACTTTACTCCTGAATCATATGATGGTCGAAATATTTGGTTCGGCGTACGTGAATTTGCTATGGGAGCAGCGTTAAATGGAATGGCATTGCACGGTGGTCTAAACGTATTTGGAGGAACATTCTTTGTGTTCAGTGACTATTTACGTCCAGCTATTCGATTATCAGCATTAATGGGCTTACCAGTCACATACGTCTTTACACATGATAGTATTGCTGTTGGGGAAGATGGCCCAACTCACGAACCAATCGAACAGTTACCATCTTTACGAGCAATCCCTAACCTTTCTGTCATTCGCCCTGCTGATGGAAATGAAACAGCTGCAGCTTGGAAATCAGCCGTTTCTTCTAAAAATAAGCCGTCTCTTCTCGTTTTGACTCGTCAAAACTTACCAACTATTCCTGGTTCGGTAGATAAAGCAGCAGAAGGGGTCGAAAAAGGTGCTTATGTTATTTCAGCTAGTGGAAAAGCAGAAGCAGATGCTCTTTTACTTGCTGCCGGTTCTGAAGTAGGATTAGCAGTTGAAGCACAAAAAGCACTTTTAGAAGAGGGAATTGATGTATCTGTCGTTAGTATGCCAGCATGGGATCGTTTTGAAGAACAGTCTGCTGAATATAAAAACTCCGTTATTCCAAAAACAGTGAAAAAGCGTTTAGCCATTGAAATGGCGGCTCCACTAGGTTGGGATCGATATGTTGGAGATGAAGGAGATATTTTAGCTATTAATGGCTTTGGTGCTTCTGCTCCTGGAGATAAAATTATGAAGGAATATGGCTTCACAGTAGAAAATGTTGTTTCCCGAGTTAAAGCTTTATTTTAA
- a CDS encoding winged helix-turn-helix domain-containing protein, translated as MSYRVTLDDSIVYELLLSFLLYKRRKNLKYLYRGTSWVEEVNGRLTDQYKNKLEQFDDVSFGDVLCLIIEGCPQKEDIHSFLNWFEEASITTLYELLAPHFKKEDSHLLLDLENQKKDYLYFLSEWYYQYFKFENIENEIAGETLKFSEKAEKYSPEKMVEAFATGLKIEIPTIKHVVLIPSLHFRPLHTFSIFKEKMFVWYPVNLKESREDIYNISKALADKKRLQILQFLSRNKYKFTDILNYIGGAKGNLHHHLMILRSANLIRVHLSSNNQFYLSTRTEFATELNEKMLDFIQNTTD; from the coding sequence ATGTCATATCGTGTAACATTGGATGATTCAATCGTTTATGAATTACTATTAAGTTTTTTATTATATAAAAGGAGGAAAAACTTAAAATATTTGTATAGAGGTACTAGTTGGGTTGAAGAAGTAAATGGTAGACTAACTGATCAATATAAAAATAAACTTGAACAATTTGATGATGTATCGTTTGGGGATGTACTATGCTTAATCATTGAAGGCTGTCCTCAAAAAGAGGATATTCATTCATTTTTAAATTGGTTTGAGGAAGCATCAATAACCACACTGTATGAGTTACTAGCACCACATTTTAAAAAAGAGGATTCTCATCTATTGCTGGATTTAGAAAATCAAAAAAAGGATTATCTTTATTTCCTGTCAGAGTGGTATTACCAGTACTTTAAATTTGAAAATATAGAGAACGAAATAGCGGGCGAGACGTTAAAATTTAGTGAAAAAGCCGAAAAATATTCACCAGAAAAAATGGTCGAGGCGTTTGCTACTGGCCTTAAAATAGAAATTCCAACAATTAAACACGTTGTTCTAATTCCGTCTCTTCACTTTCGTCCGCTCCATACTTTTAGTATTTTTAAAGAAAAAATGTTTGTGTGGTACCCTGTAAATTTAAAGGAATCAAGAGAAGATATTTATAACATTTCAAAAGCACTAGCAGACAAAAAACGTTTACAGATACTTCAGTTTCTTTCAAGAAATAAATATAAATTTACGGATATTCTAAACTACATAGGCGGAGCCAAAGGGAACCTCCATCATCACCTTATGATATTACGATCTGCAAATCTTATACGCGTACACCTGTCTAGTAATAATCAATTTTATCTCAGTACACGTACAGAATTTGCTACTGAATTAAACGAGAAAATGTTAGATTTTATTCAAAATACTACTGATTAG
- a CDS encoding aldo/keto reductase: MLYRRLGNTSERIPAIGQGTWKYGENKSNEKQEIEALRFGLENGLTLIDTAEEYGNGGAEKIVGQAIQDVRKDVFLVTKVSAKNCSYKGVLRAAEASLERLMTSQIDLYLQHWPSKQYEISETMGAMAELVNKGLVKYVGVSNFTPQLMKEAQHYLDSVPLISNQVVYHLNDRRMEKDVLPYCKENNITVMGYSPFGYAPKVFGMNGFPEVGTMERDVLNSIAVKYNASAYQVALNWVLRQEQLITIPKALNMKHINDNLNALSWNLDKDDLEQLDDIFPISKYHPIN, encoded by the coding sequence ATGTTATATCGTAGACTTGGGAACACATCGGAACGAATTCCTGCAATTGGACAGGGGACTTGGAAGTATGGGGAGAATAAGTCCAACGAAAAACAAGAAATAGAAGCACTTCGTTTTGGTTTAGAAAATGGCCTCACATTAATTGATACTGCGGAAGAGTATGGGAATGGAGGAGCTGAAAAAATTGTAGGTCAAGCAATTCAGGATGTAAGAAAAGATGTTTTTCTTGTTACAAAAGTATCTGCAAAAAATTGTTCATATAAGGGTGTTCTGCGTGCAGCAGAAGCCAGTTTAGAACGTTTAATGACGAGTCAGATAGATTTATATTTACAGCACTGGCCAAGCAAACAATATGAAATCTCGGAAACGATGGGAGCGATGGCTGAGTTAGTGAATAAGGGATTAGTGAAGTATGTTGGTGTAAGTAATTTTACACCTCAGTTAATGAAAGAAGCTCAGCACTATTTAGATAGTGTCCCATTAATTTCCAATCAAGTAGTCTATCATTTAAATGATAGACGAATGGAGAAAGATGTTTTGCCGTACTGTAAGGAAAATAACATAACGGTAATGGGGTATTCTCCGTTCGGTTATGCCCCGAAAGTTTTTGGTATGAATGGATTTCCAGAGGTCGGTACAATGGAACGTGATGTATTGAATTCAATAGCTGTTAAATATAACGCATCAGCGTATCAAGTGGCTCTGAATTGGGTGTTAAGGCAAGAACAACTTATTACTATTCCAAAGGCACTAAATATGAAACATATTAATGATAATTTGAACGCTTTAAGCTGGAATTTAGATAAAGATGATCTTGAGCAGCTGGATGATATTTTCCCAATATCAAAGTATCATCCAATTAATTAA
- the lexA gene encoding transcriptional repressor LexA, translating into MTKLSKRQQDILDFIKQEVREKGYPPSVREIGEAVGLASSSTVHGHLERLESKGIIRRDPTKPRAIEILNVEEDQIPRQKVVNVPLVGKVTAGLPISAIENVEEYFPLPERLAPTDEQVFMLEIMGDSMIDAGILDGDFVIVRQQHTANNGDIVVAMTEEDEATCKRFFKEDNFIRLQPENPTVEPIILQNVIILGKVIGVYRQVH; encoded by the coding sequence ATGACAAAATTATCTAAAAGACAGCAAGATATTTTAGATTTTATTAAACAGGAAGTAAGAGAAAAAGGATATCCCCCTTCCGTACGAGAGATCGGTGAAGCTGTAGGACTAGCTTCTAGCTCTACTGTTCATGGACATTTAGAAAGATTAGAAAGCAAAGGGATTATTCGACGTGACCCTACAAAGCCTCGCGCGATCGAAATACTAAATGTAGAGGAAGATCAAATTCCAAGGCAAAAAGTTGTAAATGTACCGTTAGTGGGGAAAGTAACTGCGGGACTTCCCATTTCGGCAATTGAAAATGTAGAAGAATACTTCCCATTACCAGAACGACTAGCTCCCACGGACGAGCAAGTATTCATGCTAGAGATTATGGGAGATAGTATGATTGACGCAGGAATCCTCGATGGTGATTTTGTCATCGTAAGACAACAACACACAGCCAACAATGGCGATATTGTCGTAGCCATGACAGAAGAGGATGAAGCAACGTGTAAACGCTTCTTTAAAGAGGATAATTTTATTAGACTTCAACCTGAAAACCCAACAGTGGAACCGATTATTCTTCAAAATGTGATTATTCTTGGAAAAGTTATCGGAGTGTATCGTCAAGTTCACTAA
- a CDS encoding class I SAM-dependent methyltransferase — translation MNNRWNKVIYKFGSVVYDKFFNTGKFLEARKRIFRDSIFKSEDKILFVGVGTGADLELINHKELTIIAIDYSNDMLDKARAKFKGSGIEFFNMDAQEMDFSDNQFDLVVASLILTVVPDADKCMEEMARVLKPQGKIMIFDKFAPKDKNLAFLKQILRPIIQVFGTDIGRNFETMYENQKEKLSIEEDLPILFNGMYRKIVLRKIV, via the coding sequence ATGAACAATCGTTGGAATAAAGTTATCTATAAATTTGGGTCTGTTGTGTATGACAAGTTCTTTAATACAGGAAAGTTTCTTGAAGCTCGAAAAAGAATATTTAGAGACAGTATTTTTAAGAGTGAAGATAAAATTCTTTTTGTTGGTGTGGGTACTGGAGCAGATTTAGAGTTAATCAATCATAAAGAGTTAACTATTATCGCTATTGATTATTCCAATGATATGCTGGATAAAGCAAGAGCTAAATTTAAAGGTTCTGGAATTGAATTTTTTAATATGGATGCACAAGAAATGGATTTTTCTGATAATCAATTTGATTTGGTCGTGGCAAGCCTTATTTTGACGGTTGTTCCTGATGCAGATAAATGTATGGAGGAGATGGCGAGAGTATTAAAGCCGCAAGGCAAAATTATGATCTTTGATAAATTCGCTCCGAAAGATAAAAACCTTGCTTTTTTGAAGCAAATATTAAGACCGATTATACAGGTGTTTGGTACTGACATTGGAAGAAATTTTGAAACAATGTATGAAAATCAGAAAGAGAAGCTTTCCATTGAAGAGGACCTTCCAATACTTTTCAACGGTATGTATAGAAAAATAGTTTTGCGAAAAATAGTTTAA
- a CDS encoding YneF family protein has product MLPYILVGLGALVAGVAIGFFIARRYMMSYLKKNPPINEQMLRMMMMQMGQKPSQKKINQMMNAMNKQMK; this is encoded by the coding sequence ATGCTACCTTATATTTTGGTCGGCTTAGGAGCACTAGTTGCCGGTGTTGCGATTGGCTTTTTTATCGCTCGTCGATACATGATGAGCTACTTAAAGAAAAACCCACCTATTAATGAACAAATGCTACGAATGATGATGATGCAAATGGGTCAAAAACCATCGCAAAAGAAAATCAATCAAATGATGAATGCAATGAACAAACAAATGAAATAA
- the sirA gene encoding sporulation inhibitor of replication protein SirA, giving the protein MIRSFSIYWIQDEVAAYFYGRERLFFTLFNDYQQAEGVLKQMLKQQIEYITKPLPYLLTHRLIQQCLLQKKLLQNKNQYLIHYPEYNSSACLEIYDRCFHIHAEGMYDAEAVFFEILKKFEGKLLAIDLENEQFGWIKPIKERKFVY; this is encoded by the coding sequence ATGATACGAAGTTTTTCTATTTATTGGATTCAAGATGAAGTGGCCGCTTATTTTTATGGAAGAGAACGATTGTTTTTTACTCTTTTTAACGATTATCAACAGGCTGAAGGAGTGCTGAAGCAAATGCTTAAGCAGCAAATAGAGTATATTACGAAACCCCTACCTTATCTCCTAACTCATCGCTTAATTCAGCAGTGCCTTCTACAAAAAAAACTCTTGCAAAATAAGAATCAATATCTCATTCATTATCCAGAATATAATAGTAGCGCATGCTTAGAAATATACGATCGATGCTTTCACATCCATGCGGAAGGAATGTATGATGCGGAAGCTGTATTTTTTGAAATTTTAAAGAAATTTGAGGGGAAACTACTAGCGATAGACCTTGAAAATGAACAATTTGGGTGGATTAAGCCAATTAAGGAAAGAAAGTTTGTTTATTAG
- a CDS encoding L,D-transpeptidase family protein translates to MLHTVVHGETLFSISQDYRKPMNVILSANPGIDPDKLYDGQQITIPGLPDPITLPYKIVVNLTTRTLTLFKQNSIMKTYPVGVGKMLSQTPIGNYVIINKAPNPGGPFGTMWMSLSKQHYGIHGTNNPASIGKYVSKGCIRMYNRDVEELAELIPIGTSVTIGW, encoded by the coding sequence ATGCTGCATACGGTTGTTCATGGTGAAACGTTGTTTTCCATTTCACAAGATTACCGAAAGCCCATGAATGTTATTCTTTCAGCCAATCCCGGCATTGACCCAGACAAACTATATGATGGCCAACAAATAACTATTCCTGGATTACCAGATCCAATAACTTTACCTTACAAAATTGTCGTCAATTTAACTACTCGCACACTTACATTATTTAAACAAAATTCTATCATGAAGACATACCCAGTTGGAGTCGGAAAAATGTTGAGTCAAACTCCCATTGGGAATTATGTCATTATTAATAAAGCACCTAACCCAGGTGGCCCCTTTGGAACGATGTGGATGAGCTTATCAAAGCAGCATTATGGAATTCATGGCACGAATAACCCAGCTTCTATAGGGAAATATGTCTCAAAAGGATGTATAAGAATGTATAATCGAGACGTAGAGGAATTAGCTGAACTTATTCCTATCGGGACCTCCGTTACAATAGGTTGGTAA
- a CDS encoding HAD-IA family hydrolase: MNKKTDLVLDIAGVIATNFSPIFWEDLSSKFEVKYEDLMTFRKEVRKDLWTGKMNEQTFWAILVERFPTIEIGYASNQLLSSIKPLPALEEIPLWSKYANIHFLSNHRIEWVKHIIRPVEDYIKSITISSNVGFCKPEVDIYLKVNPYLNVEENVLFVDDQEKNLIEARKIGWNTLLADNRGKWIEHVSQQLLN; the protein is encoded by the coding sequence TTGAACAAAAAAACTGATTTAGTATTAGATATTGCAGGAGTGATAGCAACGAACTTTTCACCAATATTTTGGGAGGATTTATCTTCAAAATTTGAGGTTAAATATGAGGATCTTATGACGTTTAGAAAGGAAGTCCGCAAAGATTTATGGACTGGAAAAATGAACGAACAAACATTTTGGGCTATATTGGTTGAAAGATTCCCGACAATCGAAATAGGTTATGCTTCAAACCAATTATTATCTTCAATAAAACCTTTGCCCGCTCTTGAGGAAATCCCGTTGTGGAGTAAGTATGCTAATATTCATTTTTTAAGTAATCATCGTATTGAATGGGTGAAACATATAATTAGACCTGTTGAAGACTACATAAAAAGTATAACTATTTCTAGTAATGTGGGATTTTGTAAACCAGAAGTTGATATATATTTAAAAGTTAATCCCTATTTAAACGTTGAAGAAAACGTATTGTTTGTTGATGATCAAGAGAAAAACTTGATTGAAGCACGAAAAATAGGTTGGAATACTTTACTTGCAGACAATAGAGGTAAATGGATTGAACATGTTAGTCAACAGTTATTGAACTAA
- a CDS encoding YneB family resolvase-like protein, which produces MNCIIYCRVSTTKDTQESSLERQEEELVKLAEQWGFHIHRVIKDQASGYELDREGVFLLLDEIKQHEISAVLIQDETRIGRGNAKIALIHCLLKENIKLYSISHKGELQLSESDSMVIQIVSMVEEHQRKLHNLKIKRGMKRAVEKGFKPQNNLKNRGNLDGRERKEIPIEEIVRLRKNELTFSEIAATLRGFGFNVSKATVHRRYKEYMEKKEES; this is translated from the coding sequence ATGAACTGTATAATATACTGTCGAGTAAGTACCACAAAGGATACGCAAGAATCATCCTTGGAACGGCAGGAAGAAGAATTGGTAAAACTTGCAGAACAGTGGGGGTTTCATATTCATAGAGTGATAAAAGATCAAGCGAGCGGGTATGAGCTGGATCGAGAAGGAGTTTTTTTATTGCTTGATGAAATTAAGCAACACGAAATTTCAGCTGTGTTAATACAAGATGAAACTCGCATCGGACGAGGTAATGCAAAAATTGCATTAATACACTGCTTATTAAAAGAAAATATTAAGCTTTATAGTATTTCTCATAAAGGAGAACTCCAGCTTTCAGAGTCTGATTCGATGGTGATTCAAATTGTAAGTATGGTGGAAGAGCATCAGCGTAAGTTACATAATTTAAAAATTAAACGAGGGATGAAACGGGCAGTTGAAAAAGGGTTCAAGCCACAAAACAACTTAAAAAATAGAGGGAATCTTGATGGACGTGAAAGAAAGGAAATTCCTATTGAAGAAATCGTTCGCTTAAGAAAAAATGAATTAACCTTTTCCGAAATTGCTGCAACCCTTAGAGGCTTTGGTTTTAATGTTTCTAAGGCTACCGTTCATCGGAGGTATAAAGAGTACATGGAAAAAAAAGAGGAATCATGA
- a CDS encoding DUF896 domain-containing protein: MLTPDKLARLNELSKKAKEDSLSEEEAVERQSLREEYLANFRNSMKKTIENTRIYDPNGDDVTPKKVKDILDRKKLH, translated from the coding sequence ATGTTAACTCCAGATAAATTGGCAAGATTAAATGAACTTTCCAAAAAAGCCAAGGAAGATTCCTTGTCAGAAGAAGAAGCGGTGGAAAGACAATCACTCAGGGAAGAGTATTTAGCTAATTTTAGAAACTCAATGAAAAAGACGATTGAAAATACACGAATTTACGATCCAAATGGCGACGATGTCACACCGAAAAAAGTAAAAGACATTTTGGATAGAAAGAAACTGCACTAA
- the yneA gene encoding cell division suppressor protein YneA, producing MLIKLMKKYNYVLFVLVLTFISGFAMLNQLEETNTDSYLHITITRGDSLWAISDNFKEYHKMSTPEFISWVLDHNQLDDDNLYEGDSIIIPVNREELSDFQLDKPQYALKGASFSQ from the coding sequence ATGCTTATAAAATTAATGAAGAAATATAATTACGTACTTTTTGTTTTAGTTTTGACATTTATATCAGGTTTCGCTATGTTAAATCAGTTAGAAGAAACAAATACAGATTCTTATTTACATATAACCATTACTAGAGGAGATTCCCTTTGGGCGATCTCAGACAACTTTAAAGAGTATCATAAGATGAGTACACCAGAATTTATCTCGTGGGTATTAGATCATAATCAATTAGATGATGATAACCTTTATGAGGGAGATTCAATTATTATTCCTGTGAATAGAGAAGAGCTATCTGATTTCCAACTAGATAAGCCACAGTATGCACTAAAAGGAGCGTCGTTTTCACAATGA